One Streptomyces sp. ML-6 genomic region harbors:
- a CDS encoding DUF397 domain-containing protein, whose protein sequence is MSTEQLNWFKSSYSGGGGSNCIEVAYNWRKSSYSSGEGGECIEVAADWRKSSHSSGGGGECVEVATCPATVHVRDSKNVQGPHLDVAPAAWSAFIAYAQQG, encoded by the coding sequence ATGAGCACCGAGCAACTGAACTGGTTCAAGAGCAGCTACAGCGGCGGCGGCGGCAGCAACTGCATCGAGGTCGCCTACAACTGGCGCAAGAGCAGTTACAGCAGTGGCGAGGGCGGCGAGTGCATCGAGGTGGCCGCCGACTGGCGCAAGTCGAGCCACAGCAGCGGCGGGGGCGGTGAGTGCGTCGAGGTCGCGACCTGCCCCGCCACCGTCCACGTCCGCGACTCCAAGAACGTCCAGGGGCCCCACCTCGACGTCGCCCCCGCCGCGTGGTCGGCCTTCATCGCGTACGCGCAGCAGGGCTGA
- a CDS encoding HAD family hydrolase, translating into MATPPELVIFDCDGVLVDSERLAVHIEVAVGAELGWPLTVDEVVEKFVGRSEKSIGELIEARLPGRSAAWQQRYEELHRAAVDAELVAVDGIHEALAAITLPTCVASSGSHEKMRHTLGHTGLHAHFEGRIFSATEVTHGKPAPDLFLHAARRMGVSPAACVVVEDSKYGVQAARSAGMRALGYAGGLTPAHWLEGPDTVVFDDMRKLPTLLSEL; encoded by the coding sequence ATGGCCACTCCTCCTGAACTCGTCATCTTCGACTGCGACGGCGTGCTCGTCGACAGCGAACGGCTCGCCGTCCACATCGAGGTGGCGGTGGGCGCCGAGCTGGGCTGGCCGCTGACGGTGGACGAGGTCGTCGAGAAGTTCGTGGGCCGGTCGGAAAAGTCCATCGGCGAGCTGATCGAGGCCCGGCTGCCCGGCCGGTCCGCCGCCTGGCAGCAGCGCTACGAGGAACTCCACCGGGCCGCCGTCGACGCCGAACTCGTCGCGGTCGACGGCATTCACGAGGCGCTGGCCGCCATCACGCTGCCCACCTGCGTGGCGTCGAGCGGCAGCCACGAGAAGATGCGCCACACCCTCGGCCACACCGGGCTCCACGCACACTTCGAGGGCCGCATCTTCAGCGCGACCGAGGTCACCCACGGCAAACCGGCCCCCGACCTCTTCCTCCACGCGGCCCGGCGGATGGGCGTCTCCCCCGCCGCGTGCGTCGTCGTCGAGGACAGCAAGTACGGGGTGCAGGCGGCCCGTTCGGCCGGGATGCGGGCACTCGGCTACGCGGGCGGGCTGACCCCGGCGCACTGGCTGGAAGGCCCGGACACCGTCGTCTTCGACGACATGCGCAAGCTGCCGACACTGCTGTCCGAACTCTGA
- a CDS encoding ATP-binding protein, whose translation MNAEITLAGTEFVQRFSATRRGARLARRLAVHQLDAWGVPYGSGLSDALAVVVSELAANAVVHGLVPGRDFELRLVVLAGTLRVEVSDARGEREPEPRPFRPGAESGFGLHLVGALATSWGVKDRVVGKTVWAELAMKSETP comes from the coding sequence ATGAACGCCGAAATCACCCTTGCGGGCACCGAGTTCGTCCAACGCTTCAGCGCCACCCGTCGCGGCGCGCGGCTCGCCCGCCGACTTGCCGTGCACCAGCTCGACGCGTGGGGGGTGCCGTACGGGAGCGGGCTCTCCGACGCCCTTGCGGTGGTCGTGTCGGAACTGGCGGCCAACGCGGTGGTCCACGGGCTCGTGCCGGGGCGGGACTTCGAACTGCGGCTCGTCGTGCTGGCGGGCACGCTCCGTGTCGAGGTGTCGGACGCGCGGGGTGAACGGGAGCCCGAGCCACGGCCCTTCCGGCCCGGTGCGGAATCGGGGTTCGGCCTGCACCTGGTCGGGGCGCTGGCGACGTCGTGGGGCGTGAAGGACCGGGTGGTCGGCAAGACGGTGTGGGCGGAGCTGGCCATGAAATCCGAAACCCCGTGA
- a CDS encoding GNAT family N-acetyltransferase has product MHDVHEVNLSDGVVTLSPPRPDDVDAHLAGEDELQIRWLSEKPATRDGIEAYFRHCAEQWSTRGPLRAFGIRSADRSTLMGYIDLRFDVAGLAPGQANISYTLYPDWRGQGLATRAVRLICRYAASEGVAQAVIRVDPENPASAAVARRSGFVHDKRIVEEDGHLTDWYLLDLPDVR; this is encoded by the coding sequence ATGCATGACGTGCACGAGGTGAACCTCTCGGACGGGGTCGTGACCCTGTCCCCTCCGCGCCCGGACGACGTCGACGCGCACCTGGCGGGCGAGGACGAACTCCAGATCCGCTGGCTCAGCGAGAAACCGGCGACCCGGGACGGCATCGAGGCGTACTTCCGCCACTGCGCCGAACAGTGGTCCACGCGCGGGCCGTTGCGCGCGTTCGGGATCCGGTCGGCGGACCGGTCGACCCTGATGGGCTACATCGACCTGCGGTTCGACGTGGCGGGCCTGGCACCGGGCCAGGCCAACATCTCCTACACGCTCTACCCGGACTGGCGGGGCCAGGGCCTGGCGACCCGCGCCGTCCGCCTGATCTGCCGGTACGCCGCGTCCGAGGGAGTGGCCCAGGCGGTGATCCGGGTGGACCCGGAGAACCCCGCCTCGGCGGCGGTCGCGCGGCGCTCGGGCTTCGTCCACGACAAGCGGATCGTGGAGGAGGACGGCCACCTGACCGACTGGTACCTCCTCGACCTGCCGGACGTTCGCTGA
- a CDS encoding DUF1877 family protein, giving the protein MSIHLHFRAVAESGIRDDHTWLAAFMSEAWDNDVAEYEAGISYSINKGWHAVNDLHAAADALCTDADEPWNLPIYGGRPVPHSAGVDPSDPPLMLLEVPGVSQAARFLAAVSFDALWNVAGARLSAVGGTREEFLDHHRELQKFYGQAASAGHAVVKAVWA; this is encoded by the coding sequence GTGAGCATCCACCTGCACTTTCGTGCCGTGGCCGAGTCCGGGATCCGGGACGACCACACCTGGCTGGCTGCGTTCATGTCCGAGGCTTGGGACAACGACGTCGCCGAGTACGAAGCGGGCATCTCGTACTCGATCAACAAGGGCTGGCACGCTGTCAACGATCTCCATGCCGCGGCCGATGCGCTCTGTACGGACGCCGACGAGCCCTGGAACCTGCCGATCTACGGCGGCCGCCCCGTGCCCCACAGCGCCGGCGTCGACCCCTCCGATCCACCGCTGATGCTTCTGGAGGTGCCGGGGGTGTCACAGGCCGCGCGTTTTCTTGCGGCTGTCTCTTTCGACGCGCTGTGGAACGTCGCCGGTGCCAGGCTCAGTGCCGTCGGCGGGACCAGGGAGGAGTTCCTCGACCACCACAGGGAGCTTCAAAAGTTCTACGGGCAGGCGGCTTCGGCAGGCCACGCGGTGGTCAAAGCGGTGTGGGCATGA
- a CDS encoding GNAT family N-acetyltransferase, translating into MTELVIRALSASDAHLFDALPDPLGAREAHRLTRFRTDWMRVALRDGEVVARGAWWGGPDDPEPVNINWFDVAEGEEEAGAELLRSAPWRVGLEINLPGGWRDEPGLRAAADARFAAARAAGYELLVERFLYRWTPDRGLPERPGRLRFGAEPDDAVFFDALRRIHSATLDAHALKAIEEGGLDQAAREEIDFFHWCPSPREWWQLAHTPEGDLAGLHIPAHNPSGPTIGFIGVVPEHRGRGYAHDLLAECTHFLVEKGAEFISGATDRGNFPMAANFAKAGFPVVRERVNFHPVD; encoded by the coding sequence ATGACCGAGCTGGTCATCCGCGCGCTCTCCGCGAGCGACGCCCACCTTTTTGACGCACTGCCCGACCCGCTGGGCGCCCGTGAGGCCCACCGGCTCACCCGGTTCCGCACCGACTGGATGCGCGTCGCCCTGCGCGACGGCGAGGTCGTCGCACGCGGGGCGTGGTGGGGCGGCCCCGACGACCCTGAGCCCGTCAACATCAACTGGTTCGACGTGGCCGAGGGCGAGGAGGAGGCGGGGGCCGAACTCCTGCGCTCCGCTCCCTGGCGGGTCGGCCTCGAGATCAACCTGCCCGGCGGCTGGCGGGACGAGCCCGGCCTGCGCGCCGCCGCCGACGCGCGCTTCGCCGCCGCCCGGGCCGCCGGGTACGAACTCCTGGTGGAACGCTTCCTGTACCGCTGGACCCCGGACCGGGGCCTGCCCGAGCGGCCCGGACGCCTGCGCTTCGGCGCCGAACCCGACGACGCGGTGTTCTTCGACGCGCTGCGCCGCATCCACTCCGCCACCCTGGACGCCCACGCGCTCAAGGCCATCGAGGAGGGCGGACTCGACCAGGCCGCCCGGGAAGAGATCGACTTCTTCCACTGGTGCCCCTCCCCGCGGGAGTGGTGGCAGCTCGCGCACACCCCGGAGGGCGACCTGGCCGGCCTCCACATCCCGGCCCACAACCCCTCCGGCCCGACCATCGGCTTCATCGGGGTCGTACCGGAACACCGCGGTCGCGGCTACGCCCACGACCTCCTCGCCGAGTGCACCCACTTCCTCGTCGAGAAGGGCGCGGAGTTCATCAGCGGGGCGACCGACCGGGGCAACTTCCCCATGGCCGCGAACTTCGCCAAGGCCGGCTTCCCCGTCGTACGGGAACGCGTCAACTTCCACCCGGTGGACTGA
- a CDS encoding ASCH domain-containing protein has protein sequence MRALELGFPGDMRDMLNSLVLTGAKTATTCLLDEYAEEAEGLEYVGERQALLDNEGRCVATLEFVGVEVKPFGEVTWEHARAEGEGDASLEAWCDVHRRFWERAGTPVDDHTLVVCLAFRVAQDS, from the coding sequence ATGCGTGCGCTGGAACTGGGCTTCCCCGGTGACATGCGGGACATGCTCAATTCCCTGGTGCTGACAGGGGCCAAGACCGCCACGACCTGTCTGCTCGACGAGTACGCCGAAGAGGCCGAGGGCCTGGAGTACGTCGGTGAGCGGCAGGCCCTCCTGGACAACGAGGGCCGGTGCGTGGCCACCCTGGAGTTCGTCGGCGTGGAGGTGAAGCCGTTCGGCGAGGTCACCTGGGAACACGCCAGGGCCGAGGGGGAGGGGGACGCGTCTCTTGAGGCGTGGTGCGATGTGCACCGGCGCTTCTGGGAACGTGCGGGCACCCCGGTCGATGATCACACCCTCGTTGTCTGTCTGGCTTTCCGGGTGGCGCAGGACAGCTGA
- the aac(3) gene encoding aminoglycoside 3-N-acetyltransferase, with translation MDEMDLLKRSSGPVTRNRISRDLAALGLGDGDVVMFHTRMSAIGYVAGGPQTVIGALQDVVGTQGTLMVTCGWNDAPPYDFVTWPQDWQDVLRAEHPAYDPALSEADHNNGRLPEALRRRPGAVRSRHPDASFAALGAAATELMADHPWDDPHGPDSPLARLAAHGGRVLLLGAPLDTMTLLHHAEALAEAPGKRFVDYEQPILVQGQRVWRRFHDIDSEDGAFDYSAVVPEGKEPFGVIVQDMLAAGIGRQGSVGAAESHLFEAAEVIDFGITWMENKLGG, from the coding sequence ATGGACGAAATGGACTTGCTCAAGCGTTCCAGTGGTCCCGTGACCCGGAACCGGATCAGCCGTGACCTGGCCGCGCTCGGGCTCGGAGACGGCGATGTCGTCATGTTCCACACCCGCATGTCCGCCATCGGCTACGTGGCCGGCGGACCGCAGACCGTCATCGGCGCCCTCCAGGACGTCGTCGGAACGCAGGGAACCCTCATGGTGACCTGCGGCTGGAACGACGCACCCCCTTATGACTTCGTCACCTGGCCGCAGGACTGGCAGGACGTCCTGCGCGCGGAGCACCCCGCTTACGATCCGGCCCTCAGCGAGGCCGACCACAACAACGGCCGTCTCCCGGAAGCACTGCGCCGCCGGCCCGGAGCTGTTCGCAGCCGCCATCCCGATGCCAGTTTCGCGGCCTTGGGAGCGGCGGCAACCGAGCTGATGGCCGACCACCCCTGGGACGATCCCCACGGCCCCGACAGCCCGCTTGCACGGTTGGCCGCCCACGGCGGCCGGGTCCTGCTGCTCGGCGCCCCCTTGGACACCATGACCCTGTTGCACCACGCCGAGGCGCTCGCCGAGGCCCCCGGCAAACGGTTCGTGGACTACGAACAGCCCATCCTCGTGCAGGGCCAACGGGTCTGGCGCCGCTTCCACGACATCGACTCGGAGGACGGGGCCTTCGACTACTCGGCCGTGGTCCCCGAAGGGAAAGAGCCGTTCGGGGTCATCGTCCAGGACATGCTCGCGGCGGGAATCGGCCGGCAGGGCAGCGTCGGCGCTGCCGAGAGCCATCTGTTCGAGGCCGCGGAAGTCATCGACTTCGGCATCACCTGGATGGAAAACAAACTGGGCGGGTAG
- a CDS encoding GNAT family N-acetyltransferase, protein MSDLVTARLVLHPMTVDEAERVVAGESDDGARWAPGYPTDGDVFAARRFLDTCANTGDPRPFGNYEIRRREDDRAVGGVGFHGPMDENGSVTIGYGLVPSARGRGYASEALRELLLFARAHGVTCVKGDADHDNTASQHVMTAAGMRPAGEDERVRYFEITWTGTTADTGPRP, encoded by the coding sequence ATGAGCGATCTTGTGACAGCGCGGCTCGTGCTTCATCCGATGACCGTCGACGAGGCCGAGCGAGTGGTGGCGGGCGAGTCGGACGACGGGGCCCGATGGGCGCCCGGATACCCCACCGACGGGGACGTGTTCGCCGCCCGGCGCTTTCTGGACACCTGCGCGAACACCGGCGATCCCCGGCCGTTCGGCAACTACGAGATCCGTCGCCGCGAGGACGACCGGGCAGTCGGCGGCGTGGGCTTCCACGGGCCCATGGACGAGAACGGCAGCGTCACGATCGGCTACGGCCTCGTCCCGTCGGCACGGGGCAGGGGATACGCCTCCGAGGCCCTCCGCGAGCTGCTGCTGTTCGCGCGGGCGCACGGCGTCACCTGCGTGAAGGGCGACGCCGACCACGACAACACCGCTTCCCAGCACGTCATGACGGCAGCCGGTATGCGCCCGGCCGGGGAGGACGAACGCGTCAGGTACTTCGAGATCACCTGGACCGGCACGACGGCGGACACCGGCCCGCGCCCCTGA
- a CDS encoding helix-turn-helix transcriptional regulator: protein MANAEREERPERPAESDGTAHLFRALGKQIKVLRERAGMSQRELGLATHCGEDLISAMERAVRTPQPDFLERADDVLEAGGVLRAATGETREALAKARTRHPEWYRGYANLEAAASQIYDYSNQSVPGLLQTEAYARALFTQWRPLLSEATIEKRIADRLDRQKIFEPWPSPTFHYILDESVLMRPIGGRDVHREQLQALLRIGRLRTVQLQLMPLDRTEQPSIDGPFTLITPKGKQQLAYLEIHTYPKLITEPEEVRALAVRYGIMQSVALTPGESLAVIEKMLGER from the coding sequence ATGGCGAACGCGGAACGCGAAGAAAGGCCGGAGCGACCGGCCGAATCGGACGGAACTGCGCACCTCTTCAGGGCGCTGGGCAAACAGATCAAGGTCCTGCGCGAACGTGCGGGCATGAGCCAGAGAGAGCTGGGTCTCGCGACGCACTGCGGGGAGGACCTGATCTCGGCGATGGAACGGGCCGTACGGACGCCTCAACCGGACTTCCTCGAACGGGCGGACGACGTACTCGAAGCGGGCGGGGTGCTCCGGGCGGCAACCGGCGAGACACGGGAGGCGCTGGCGAAGGCGCGGACCCGGCATCCGGAGTGGTATCGCGGTTACGCGAACCTGGAGGCCGCCGCGTCGCAGATCTACGACTACAGCAACCAGTCCGTGCCCGGGCTGCTCCAGACCGAGGCGTACGCCCGAGCACTCTTCACGCAATGGCGGCCGCTGCTCAGCGAAGCAACCATTGAGAAGCGGATCGCCGACCGGCTCGACCGGCAGAAGATCTTCGAGCCGTGGCCCTCACCCACATTCCACTACATCCTCGACGAGAGCGTGCTGATGCGTCCCATCGGGGGCCGGGACGTGCATCGGGAGCAGTTGCAGGCGCTCCTGCGCATCGGCCGTCTCAGGACGGTGCAGCTCCAGCTGATGCCGCTCGACCGCACCGAACAGCCCAGCATCGACGGCCCGTTCACCCTGATCACCCCCAAGGGGAAGCAGCAGCTCGCGTACCTGGAGATTCATACGTATCCGAAGCTGATCACCGAGCCGGAAGAAGTCCGAGCGCTGGCGGTCCGCTATGGAATTATGCAGTCGGTGGCTCTCACTCCGGGGGAGTCCTTGGCCGTGATCGAGAAGATGCTGGGAGAGCGATGA
- a CDS encoding Fic family protein, whose product MIVDLAPFSLTWDEVDPARHPFDSAAAPQVVRSLGPARRTPERPDVPAGTPAMRDWGWNKGKSWADAMTHALVEHYGSWIAGWRWAHDEGDFDGGPVGSWCCPNHSITTPEETLTRVTAALCEWRAWLESLAGWFEAYPLALADVDDQRILWERAARNLILQVTDRTGCGSGWYGHCQQVLTWFLSCWDVAPDLAEELVGQAIGGRFESWTGPDTVLVDDVAERLALSLRPADGVRPAGPPPDHLERWLAVRGTVPWQEAPDSSEEGPVVPARDGAAEDIRAFDGALSPDRAEGLLTALELLRAEAARGASLDFELLQRWQQHVLGTPQLPPFRDLPAFAKAGRERYGIGPDTRARLDACLAESAKDAAQGPVPLTARAARAYLDVCFFHPFDDGNARSAFLALVFVLAREGITLDEVSLLRRIRFQADEPADALILARYIDSHLAETRRRAATPDS is encoded by the coding sequence GTGATTGTCGATCTGGCTCCCTTCTCCCTGACCTGGGACGAGGTGGACCCCGCCCGCCATCCCTTCGACAGTGCGGCAGCGCCACAGGTGGTGCGGTCCCTCGGGCCCGCCCGCCGGACGCCCGAGCGCCCGGACGTTCCCGCCGGAACTCCGGCGATGCGCGACTGGGGCTGGAACAAGGGCAAGTCCTGGGCGGATGCCATGACGCATGCCCTCGTCGAGCACTACGGCAGCTGGATCGCGGGCTGGCGCTGGGCGCACGACGAAGGCGACTTCGACGGTGGCCCCGTCGGAAGCTGGTGCTGCCCGAACCACTCGATCACCACCCCGGAGGAAACGCTCACCCGTGTCACGGCGGCCCTGTGCGAGTGGCGCGCCTGGCTGGAGAGCCTCGCCGGCTGGTTCGAGGCGTACCCGCTGGCCCTTGCCGACGTGGACGACCAGCGGATCCTGTGGGAACGCGCAGCCCGGAACCTGATCCTCCAGGTGACCGACCGCACGGGTTGCGGCAGCGGCTGGTACGGCCACTGCCAACAGGTGCTCACCTGGTTCCTCAGCTGCTGGGACGTCGCGCCCGACCTCGCGGAAGAGCTGGTCGGCCAGGCGATCGGCGGGCGGTTCGAGAGCTGGACCGGCCCCGACACGGTGCTGGTCGACGATGTCGCGGAACGGCTCGCGCTGTCGCTCCGGCCCGCCGACGGCGTACGGCCCGCCGGGCCCCCGCCGGACCACCTCGAACGCTGGCTCGCGGTGCGCGGCACCGTGCCGTGGCAGGAGGCGCCGGACTCCAGCGAGGAAGGACCGGTGGTCCCGGCGCGCGACGGCGCCGCGGAGGACATCCGCGCCTTCGACGGCGCCCTCTCCCCCGACCGGGCCGAGGGCCTGCTCACTGCCCTGGAACTGCTGCGGGCCGAAGCGGCACGTGGAGCCTCCCTCGACTTCGAACTGCTCCAGCGCTGGCAGCAACACGTCCTGGGCACACCGCAACTGCCCCCGTTCCGCGATCTGCCCGCCTTCGCCAAGGCGGGCCGGGAACGCTACGGCATCGGCCCGGACACCCGGGCCCGCCTCGATGCCTGCCTGGCCGAGAGCGCGAAGGACGCCGCGCAGGGGCCCGTTCCCCTCACGGCCCGCGCCGCCCGCGCCTACCTCGACGTCTGTTTCTTCCACCCCTTCGACGACGGCAACGCCAGGTCCGCCTTCCTCGCCCTCGTCTTCGTCCTCGCCCGCGAAGGCATCACCCTCGATGAAGTCAGCCTGCTGCGCCGTATCAGGTTCCAGGCCGACGAGCCTGCGGACGCACTGATCCTCGCCCGGTACATCGACAGCCATCTCGCGGAGACCCGACGCAGGGCGGCGACTCCCGACTCCTGA
- a CDS encoding tetratricopeptide repeat protein, whose amino-acid sequence MGAKNNAKGKGKKGGKGGGKARAGKGRVGGGVGNDYRGADFQHSQVQGSGTMQMFVQQYAPVPTATDSLPRLRADFTGRDDDVDFLLGVLDPGRTDGLPAHAVLSGWGGVGKTTLVHAAGHAAFERGWFTGVLMVNLRGYDPHPSQAEDALEALLRSLGVRPEHVPPPGAEREALYRSQLAARERAGERLLVIADNASRADQVRPLLPPGHHGLLTTSRRSLPGLGRMRTVHLLQPEDAVALLRAALRHHNPDDRRVDEEPEAAQQVAVACGCLPLALQITAGLLAGDPDQPLVERAERLTRAGRLEGIDDGEQSLRATFDQSFESLPLQQAELFRLLSLNPGPDISTAAVALLAEQPEAAVEKLLGHLAAAHLIDRGPVRGRWQMHDLLREYAHGKATAQCERSRPSRRRYDQARTRLTSYYARTAEAADTHLEAGRAAVAPLFPGREQALAWLDAERENLIATVHSEGTTQTAIKLGFSLGRYLESRRRLQDLVTIYSLVLDVCRARGDTLNEAAAWRNLGFALYEVRRFDEAIDAHRKALALFQQHADTHHEASAWDTLGAALYEVRRFDEAIEAHRRALALYRKHADTLNEAGAWSNLGNSLREVRRFDEAIDAHQKALVLFQQHADTHHEASAWSNLGAVLYEVRRFDEAIEAHRKALVLFQQHADTHHEASAWSNLGLALCGVRRFDEAIDAHRKALVLFQQHADTHREARAWNNLGTALREVRRFDEAIDAGERAAAMLAEEDDWFRTGEAWGELATTLEAAGADPVRVEEAWERSVAAYTRAGATEEAESSRGHVNGPPPQQSAGEGPAEST is encoded by the coding sequence GTGGGGGCCAAGAACAACGCGAAAGGCAAGGGCAAGAAGGGCGGAAAGGGAGGCGGTAAGGCCCGGGCCGGCAAGGGCCGGGTCGGGGGCGGGGTCGGCAACGACTACCGGGGCGCCGACTTCCAGCACAGTCAGGTCCAAGGCAGCGGCACCATGCAGATGTTCGTGCAGCAGTACGCACCGGTGCCGACCGCCACGGACTCGCTGCCTCGGCTCCGGGCGGATTTCACCGGCCGCGATGACGACGTCGATTTCCTGCTCGGCGTGCTCGATCCCGGGCGCACGGACGGCCTGCCGGCCCACGCGGTGCTGTCCGGATGGGGCGGGGTGGGCAAGACCACCCTCGTTCACGCCGCCGGGCATGCCGCGTTCGAGCGGGGGTGGTTCACGGGGGTGCTGATGGTCAACCTCCGTGGCTACGACCCCCACCCCTCCCAGGCCGAGGACGCGCTCGAAGCACTGCTGCGCTCGCTCGGAGTACGGCCCGAGCACGTTCCGCCCCCCGGCGCGGAACGCGAAGCCCTGTACCGTTCGCAGCTCGCAGCGCGCGAGCGGGCCGGGGAGCGGCTGCTCGTGATCGCCGACAACGCCTCCAGGGCCGATCAGGTCCGCCCTCTCCTGCCCCCGGGGCACCACGGGCTGCTGACCACCTCCCGCCGGTCGCTCCCGGGCCTCGGCCGTATGCGTACCGTCCATCTGCTGCAGCCCGAGGACGCCGTCGCTCTGCTGCGGGCGGCGCTCCGGCACCACAACCCCGACGATCGCCGGGTCGACGAGGAGCCGGAGGCGGCGCAGCAGGTGGCGGTGGCCTGCGGGTGTTTGCCGTTGGCGCTGCAGATCACTGCCGGGCTGCTCGCCGGTGACCCGGACCAGCCACTGGTCGAGCGCGCTGAACGGCTCACGCGCGCCGGGCGGCTGGAGGGGATCGACGACGGGGAACAGAGCCTGCGCGCCACCTTCGACCAGTCCTTCGAGAGCCTGCCCCTCCAACAGGCCGAACTGTTCCGGCTCCTGTCCCTCAACCCGGGCCCCGACATCTCCACCGCTGCGGTCGCTCTCCTGGCCGAACAGCCCGAAGCGGCTGTTGAGAAGCTGTTGGGGCACCTGGCAGCCGCCCACCTGATCGACCGTGGCCCCGTCCGGGGCCGGTGGCAGATGCACGACCTGCTCCGTGAGTACGCCCATGGAAAGGCCACTGCTCAATGCGAACGCTCGCGTCCTTCCCGGCGCCGCTACGACCAGGCCCGCACCCGTCTCACCAGCTATTACGCGCGTACCGCTGAAGCTGCCGACACACACCTCGAGGCCGGTCGCGCAGCCGTTGCCCCGCTGTTCCCGGGCCGGGAGCAGGCACTGGCATGGCTGGATGCCGAGCGGGAGAATCTGATTGCCACCGTCCACTCCGAAGGCACCACGCAGACTGCCATCAAGCTTGGTTTCAGCCTCGGCCGGTACCTGGAGAGCCGTCGCCGCCTGCAGGACCTGGTCACGATCTACTCCCTCGTACTGGATGTCTGCAGGGCGCGGGGCGACACCCTCAACGAAGCCGCTGCCTGGCGCAACCTCGGCTTCGCCCTGTACGAAGTGCGGCGTTTCGACGAGGCCATCGACGCCCACCGAAAAGCCCTTGCCCTGTTTCAGCAGCATGCCGACACCCACCACGAGGCCAGTGCCTGGGACACCCTCGGAGCCGCCCTGTACGAAGTGCGGCGTTTCGACGAGGCCATCGAGGCCCACCGAAGAGCTCTTGCCCTGTACCGGAAACACGCCGACACCCTCAACGAGGCCGGTGCCTGGAGCAACCTCGGAAATTCCCTGCGCGAAGTGCGGCGTTTCGATGAGGCCATTGACGCCCACCAAAAAGCTCTCGTTCTGTTTCAGCAGCATGCCGATACCCACCACGAGGCCAGTGCCTGGAGCAACCTCGGAGCCGTCCTGTATGAAGTGCGGCGTTTTGACGAGGCCATCGAGGCTCACCGAAAAGCTCTCGTTCTGTTTCAGCAGCATGCCGATACCCACCACGAGGCCAGCGCCTGGAGCAACCTCGGACTTGCCCTGTGCGGAGTGCGGCGTTTCGATGAGGCCATTGACGCTCACCGAAAAGCTCTCGTTCTGTTTCAGCAGCATGCCGATACCCACCGCGAAGCCAGGGCCTGGAACAACCTCGGAACCGCCCTGCGTGAAGTGCGGCGTTTCGACGAGGCCATCGACGCCGGGGAGCGGGCTGCGGCGATGCTGGCCGAGGAGGACGACTGGTTCCGTACGGGCGAAGCGTGGGGAGAGCTGGCCACCACGCTGGAAGCCGCAGGTGCGGACCCCGTGCGCGTCGAGGAGGCGTGGGAACGTTCTGTCGCCGCCTACACCCGGGCCGGTGCCACTGAAGAAGCGGAATCCTCGCGCGGCCACGTGAACGGCCCGCCGCCGCAGCAGTCCGCCGGGGAGGGCCCGGCCGAGAGCACCTGA